A window of Punica granatum isolate Tunisia-2019 chromosome 8, ASM765513v2, whole genome shotgun sequence genomic DNA:
attttttcacgTAGTATTTGAAAGCTTAATAGGTCCCAActaattcaacttgaatttgcTTATCTCACTAAATTGTAAAACTTTcccaattataattttttttcattcacaaaacccgaattcaaaatatttttaaagaaaatcacCGTCCGATCATTTGAACAAACACGTTAGTGTACATATgtgtatatttaattataaattgattttgtcTTATGCTGGAATCTCTACGTATAAAACCCACAATTAGTGAAGCGATGTCCTTCAAAACTCACACGCCACTTTCACGTATCTTATCGTTAGCTTCTCTGCCCGACAGGACACGAAAAGCTTTCATCTGAAacaatggaaaagaaaagctaTAATAGCGAGGCCAGATCCCCCTGCTATGAGAGGATCTTGAGCTCGATACGAAGGAGTCATGTCTTCAGGGCGATCCGCCGTCGGGCTTTACCGGGTGGACCTGGGACCACCCCGTcatctcctcctccacctcctccGGGAACAAAAATTCTTACAATTACTTTGGCcgaaaatgggaaaaaaaaggatgctCCAGTTCATGGTAACAATGGCGATCAAGTGGCAATAATTAAGCCTGAGAAAATAGCTCCGGCCACCGAACCCTCAGAGAAAACCAAAGCACGAGGTATGGTACAGTTTATTTTATGTTCTGCCAGTAATGCTTGATGTGCCTGCTCTAATTAACCCACCTGCGATACGTGAAGTTCCACTGCCCGGTTTTCGGCATCGTAAGGTATGAAATAGCTACCCATACGGGCTACGGGAAGAGGCTGAGAGTTGCATAGATAATATCTCCGGGTTGGGGCATGAACTCGTTCAGTTCGTTAACCTATATATCTAGTAACATATATGTTTGCTTAGGATTCCAATAATTAGTAGATCAATATTTGATTTGCATCGGCATGGATGGGTTAATTATTAGTGTTCGAAAGTCGCCTCTTTGGAGTTGAATCAATGTCAAAATCTTTACTCACTATTTCTCTTGTTTTGTTGAAATTCCCTTAATCTCACCCTTTCTCGAATTGAGGTAAGATGTTCTCGTATTTGCCTCATCATCATGTCCAACTTGCATATGTCCGTTAATGCCTGCAAGTTACCGTCGATCTTCTCCATAGTTAGTTTTCTTGGGTTAGTCGAGTCGAGTTGTTTAAGGAATTACACTGTTGCAAGGCGCCGTCATCACTTCTCATTTGAACTTCCAGAGCATGAAATGGACCGAGCCATGAAAGAGTTTGGGAAAATATACTTGTCCTACAGTTACATATATAACTTCCTTATATTTATTCCGAATGTAGATCGAGGACATTTTTCTTTCTGAAGGCATACACATTGATTTGATGCATTctttttatctcaactgaaaTTTTAATGACAGGGCAACTAGAAGTTCCGGGGGCTTCGAAGAAGATTGAACCAGAATTCTCTGAAGAACCTTCAAACGAAGAGAAAAAGTCCCATGGTGTTAACAAGCTGGGAAGGGGGAGTGAACATATTGAGAACCGGGTCTCGAAGTACATCGAGCGAGTGAAGCTTCAGCTCCGAACCGTCTCGAATGTCGGTGGTGGCGCGAAGGCCGAATCAGCTGGAAAGGAGAAAAGGGATGCAACCTTGAAAACCGACGATCATTTTACGAATTACCTTAATCGGGCTAAGATGAAGCTGAGAACTACATCAAGCATTGGAGGCGGGAAGGCTGTCCCTTCCAAATAACAAAATCTTTGAAGCTTCTCTACGAGTAATAATATATTCTGAATCAGGCTGCAAagaagattaaaaaaagaaataatgggGGTTGTCTCTCcttatatttatacatatatatatatatatatatatatatatttggttgtTATTTTGCGAGTGATGATGATAAGATTTAAGGAAAGGAATAATGGGCTGTGCGTGGAATTACTTTGGATTTGGATGAAGAGCTTGGGGTATCATTTGTGCTCTCGGGTCTTGTTAGTTAATTCATGAGCCGGTCGGCTCAAAATTGGTTTATGTAACAAATCAAATActtacattattttttatgttctttttaaattaattacattattaatttttccattAAACTCTTtgtctttaaaaataaaaaaaataaaaaaaggtcaAAGAGCCTACcttatttaacaaaaaaaagaaataaataaaagtgagGGCAGGCCATGTGGGCCCGCAGCAGCCCATGCAGCCTGATGTAATTGGCTGGGCACTGGCCCAGGGCCAAGTGCCCCCTCCAGCGGGGTGAGGGCCAATGCTAGTGCCCATGTCCCACCACGTGGAACTCGGCACCGGGGTTGGCACTCCCGCTGGAATTGCCCTCACGAGACGCATGCACgaattcttttgaaaaatttgaTATGATATCAGAGATTGGCAAGGCTCATTCGATTTTATCTGTATATGCTACGTATGTGTACCTGGCTCTTTACCTTGTACACGAGAAAAGGCTGGTAACAAATGAAAGAACCCTAATGGCACGTTTGGTAGACCAGATATAATACCGAATAgaatttctcaaaattttttcCGATGTCTGGTGACAACTAGGATAAGAAATCGGGAAGGATTGGATAGGATTATTCCTTATGGCCCAAATCGGCCTAAAGGTTGGGTTGAGCTCGAATTAGGATTAACAATTATGTGAAAAGAGTCAAAAGATTAACAcccttgcttttttttttcctttcaaaatttcaaaaaatgccATTGACATGCCCTAACCTACAAAGCCAGCTTAGAGGGGCGGTAGGGCTTGGGTGCCGATCACCACCTCCCAGGCGAGGTCGCCAACTTGCCCAGAGGTAGTCGGCGACCTCGCTTGAGCAATGGTGGCCACCGTTGGGCCTCCATCGCCCCCAATTTTTCCCCCCTCTTTCTTctcgaagagagagagagagatggcaGGAAGAGAGAGACGATGGTGGCCCCACGCTAACCACCACCTCCCAGGTGAGGTCACTAGCGACCTCTAGACTCACCGGAGAGGTGGTGGCCAGCATCAAGCTCACTACTCCTCTCTCAAATATGTTAgctttgccttttttttaaaaaaaggttttttttattttaatttaattttagaatattattatatttattcaaaaaattttaaaaaaattagggtACCCATGTCATTTCACTTTGATATCACAATCCTAAACCTTCTCAAACACGAAACATTCTATAAGAATATTTTAATCCTTCGAATTTGAATCATCTCCCATCCTTCTCCTATACTCTATCTTCTTCGATCGACCAAACATAGCACATGGGGTTTGGCTTGGGGTAAGGAGGAGCATATGTACCTATCTCATCCCAAGTTTAAATCCCTTTGGGACCAACCTACACAGCCTTTGGCTGGTTTACCTTGTCCTATGCACTTGTAGGCTTGTCTACGGGACCGTGGGAATTATTCGGACAAAGCCTGGATATCTCgcgatattaaaaaaaatagcagATGAAAGggtaagaaattaaattacaataataagaaTCCAATGCAAAACCTTTTGATTTCAATTCAAGAGTCATTGTTACACTATTGTTTataagtttatttattttttaatcattgaAGTTGTGCATTTTTTAtgtcaatttttttcggtgCGTATTTTGGTATTCCAAATCCAAATGGGTCTTGATTAATCTAGTTTGATCTAGTCAGTTCATTaggggtaaagctctcccCAATTAAAGATTTTATCCATTCATAATATTCAAACCAGAGACCTTTATTAAGAGGAACAAATGTTGATTCGCTGAACTAACTTCTTTTGGGTCTTTGATGCCCAATTGAATCCTATGATAGGCTATAAAGTTCATTCATTCATCCCATTATCATCACATGAATGGACACACGGGAAATTCTATGGCACAATCAATAAATTTGGTTGCACTACACAATTAAGTGAATTACTAAAAGTGTAATTAAAAACTAAAGTATCTTGCTAAGACTAAAGACTAAGTAAAGTCCTTTAAATTATGTATACTTTACTTTGAAATGtgtcttatttattttgaaatttgtataacttactctctcttttttctttttttggtggaacttaggtggtgtttgataaattaaatacttataaattaagcacttaattagcTAAGAATAGAAATGTATAGGAAGAGAAGAGGAATGATAAGTATGAGAAGATATTTTTCGAGGGCTAAAGCCACCAATAagtgtaaaattatttattt
This region includes:
- the LOC116186987 gene encoding uncharacterized protein LOC116186987, yielding MEKKSYNSEARSPCYERILSSIRRSHVFRAIRRRALPGGPGTTPSSPPPPPPGTKILTITLAENGKKKDAPVHGNNGDQVAIIKPEKIAPATEPSEKTKARGQLEVPGASKKIEPEFSEEPSNEEKKSHGVNKLGRGSEHIENRVSKYIERVKLQLRTVSNVGGGAKAESAGKEKRDATLKTDDHFTNYLNRAKMKLRTTSSIGGGKAVPSK